From the Glandiceps talaboti chromosome 12, keGlaTala1.1, whole genome shotgun sequence genome, one window contains:
- the LOC144443712 gene encoding protein prenyltransferase alpha subunit repeat-containing protein 1-like: MADDERGRRVLSDLNLAFTRDPEIDEFGFIPCPEALQNRSPVILEQHKLGIESWSVPLVYQYAYTQLIQSRQKLVRPAQKELICSSRAVLLINPECYTAWNIRKELVGTGYLNIAADLQFSSLVLTRQPKSPETYAHRKWLLLELLKRKEKENTAKTCNVENGPHNGDGESQEIGVHINSFKLDEEMIQNEFAVCTHSAERYSNNYSAWSHRIWVIQHLTNCPQQLLLAELSRTTSLVSMHVSDHSGFHYRQFLIQEYNKQQVKDAYPAISTSKMRALLDTELTFTAELIEAYPGHEALWYNRRFLFHLLCHLPVEDCKMNRGWIDAGMNDLTTNGWQHKDAKTTNAHTPEIDTSTEYVETKLQANMQGKKFRADNSHKNSHLQKFLKFEFEFVDRCLETTHAVDYPAQLRCAESYKRWLNFMLKL, from the exons CGATGAATTTGGTTTCATCCCATGTCCTGAAGCACTGCAAAACAGGAGTCCTGTTATCCTGGAACAACACAAACTAGGTATTGAGTCATGGAGTGTTCCACTTGTCTATCAGTATGCATATACTCAGTTGATCCAAAGCAGACAGAAGCTCGTTAGACCAG CCCAAAAAGAATTGATCTGTAGTTCCAGAGCAGTACTTCTAATAAACCCAGAATGTTATACAGCATGGAACATAAG AAAGGAGTTGGTTGGTACAGGGTACCTAAATATTGCAGCTGATCTCCAGTTCTCCAGTTTAGTACTTACTCGACAACCAAAAAGTCCGGAAACATATGCTCACag GAAGTGGTTGTTACTAGAGCTGTTGAAGCGTAAAGAGAAAGAAAACACAGCAAAAACTTGCAATGTTGAAAATGGTCCTCATAATGGTGATGGTGAATCTCAAGAAATCGGAGTTCATATTAACTCATTTAAACTTGATGAAGAAATGATTCAGAATGAATTTGCTGTGTGTACCCATAGTGCTGAGCGGTATTCTAACAACTACAGTGCATGGTCCCATCGCATATGGGTTATTCAACATCTTACAAACTGTCCCCAACAG TTACTACTCGCTGAGTTATCACGAACCACGTCATTAGTTAGCATGCATGTATCAGATCATAGTGGCTTCCATTACCGACAATTCCTAATACAAGAATACAACAAACAGCAAGTTAAGGATGCATATCCAGCCATCAGTACTTCTAAAATGAGGGCATTGTTAGACACTGAGTTGACATTTACAGCTGAACTGATAGAGGCATATCCAGGTCATGAAGCTCTCTGGTATAACAG GAGATTTCTTTTCCATTTACTATGTCATTTACCCGTCGAAGATTGCAAAATGAACAGGGGCTGGATAGATGCAGGAATGAATGACTTAACAACAAATGGATGGCAACACAAAGATGCAAAAACAACCAACGCACACAcacctgaaatagacacatCAACTGAGTATGTGGAGACAAAGCTTCAAGCTAACATGCAAGGGAAGAAATTCCGAGCTGATAACTCGCACAAAAATTCTCACCTTCAAAAATTtcttaaatttgaatttgagtTTGTTGACAGGTGCTTAGAAACCACTCATGCAGTTGATTACCCAGCACAGCTTCGGTGTGCTGAATCCTATAAAAGGTGGCTTAATTTCATGCTGAAACTTTGA